The genome window AACGTATCGGCCGATCCAGCCTCACATTTGCGCACTCTGTTATTCTGGCCGACGAGCGCGTATCCGCGTCGGGGAAAACGGTCATCGTACGTGTTGACGCCAGTCATTTCCATCCAGTGCCATGGTCCGAAGGGTTCCGAAACATGCTGGCGGCGTGGGTCCAGCCGAAAGGGGGGTGACGCCATGAACCGATCTCGCCGATGGGCCGTTCCACTATTGTGGGTGCACCTTGGTTTCTGCCTGATCTGGCTGGCGGCGATGGCGCAGGTCCATCTTCCGCGATGGTCTGGTCACGTATGGCTCCTGAGCATTCTGGCCGTTCAGTTCACTTGGAGTTACACCACAGGAATCCTGATAGGCCCGCGCAGGAAGCGCCGGCCGCTGCTCTGGAGCTGTTTGCTGCTGGCGCCGATGCCGCTCTGGTTTACGTGGATGCTGACGCGCGTGTTCAGCATGGTGTTCGGACCGGCAGTGGCTGCAATGTACCTGGCGGTGATGCTTCTGGTGCTGGGCGCAGAGACCTGGTCCGGCTTGATGCTCGGCCTCAAGCATCACGCGCGGTTGGATGAGCGCACCTGACGCCGTGTGGTTACGGGGGCGGTTGGGGTCTGGTGGCCCTCGCGGTCTTCAAAACCGTTTGAGAGGCGGGCAACTCCCGTCTCTGGTGGGTTCGATTCCCACGCGCTCCCGCCAAAACTCTGCTCGAGGTACGACTGCCATTTGCCGGCGATTGTATTCGCTGGTTATCCAGCCGCGGCAGCGCGCCGCATCGCCATCAGGCAACGCGGCGCACTGAACGGCGAAACCGAGATCCGCTAAGGGGCGAACTGTTCGTTTGTTGCGGGATATGCCGCGAGCTGGTCCGGACCGACCTTGGCGCTCGTGTAGCTGCTTGCCCAGCCGCCTGGAGGCGATTGGCTATCCGGCACGCTATTCGCATTGGCCTTGATGCCGTGCTTCAGGTAGGCGACAATCGACCAGATATCGGCGTCCGTAAGGTGTCGGAAACTGGTCCACGGCATCGGTGGTGCGAGGTACACCGGCGCCGCCGGAAAGTTGCCGACGCCGGGCGTTGTGGAGGTTATAACCACATCGGGCGTGCTATCCGGCGCAAGGCCATAGCGCAGCGCATTGTATATCTGTCGGTCGGTATGCATGCCGATACCGTTGTTCATATCCGGCGTCAGGTTTTTGGCATAGGTGTGAAATGGCCCAATGTTAAAGGCGCCTGTGCCACTGCCACCGGCGGGACCGATGTAACCGGCGAGCCACGTAGCGCTGCTTGGGTCATCGACTCCACTGGCATGGCAATCCGCACAGCCGATGGTGGTGACGAGGTAACGGCCGTGCTCCACCTGTGTGAGGTTGGCCTTGCTGTTTGGCAGGCCGCCGCCGCTGCCGCTATTTGATGACGAGGACCCGCAGCCCCATGCTGCGGCTATTAAAAGAACCGATGCGCCGCCAATGAGTGCAAGCGCTCCACGGTACCCGTGTGCGTAATGTGCTTGAAAGTTCTCCACGGTGCCTCCGTTTGCGAGTTGTACGCGGCTGTCCACGACACCCGTTGGTGGTATGGCGCCTGCCGCGCCAGTCGGTATTTCGGGAGGGAGCGGCTCTCTACCTGCGCGCCGCGGGTTAGCCCGCACCGTGAGGCGCGCCGTTCGGCAAGCATCGGCGGCTTCTGCCATAATGTGCAGAACGGCAGCCACCGCGTGCCTTTGAACCTTGACCACGAAATCGCAGCATGCTTCGCATACCGCAGCCGCACTCCTGGAGGCGGTACGACCGAGGCAGTTCACGAAAAACCTGTTTGTATTCGCGGCGCCGCTGTTCGCCGGTCAGTTCCTCCATCCGACCCCGATGTTTCGAGGGCTGGAAGCATTCGTGGTGTTTTGCTGCACGGCCGGCGCCACCTATCTGCTGAATGACATTCTCGACCGCGAGGCCGACGGTCAGCATCCCCGGAAACGCGACCGTCCTATCGCCTCCGGGCGGCTGAGCGTGGTGACCGCGGCGTCAGCGGGCGGCATCCTGCTTCTCGCCGGATTGGGACTGGCAGCGGTGGTTTCGCTGCAGCTGTTGATGGTAACCGCGGCCTATGCCGTCCTGCAGAGTCTGTACTGTATCTGGATGAAGCATGTGCCGGTGCTGGACGTGTTTCTACTTGCCACCGGATTCGTGTTGAGGGCCGTTGCCGGCGGCGCCGCAGCGGCGCTTCCGATCTCACCATGGCTGCTTCTCTGCACGTTTGTTCTGGCGCTGTTTCTGGGCTTCGGCAAGCGGCGGCAGGAGCTGGTTTCACTCGGCGACGATGCGGCCTCGCACCGCCGGAATCTGGATGAGTACAGCCTCCCGTTCCTGGATCACGCCATCACGATGACGAGCACTCTCAGCGTTATCGCGTATGCCGTGTACTCCATCGAGTCGGCTACGGCGCAGCGTCATCCCGGCCTGTGGATCAGCACCCTGTTGGTGCTTTTTGGTGTATGCCGCTACCTGTGGCTGGTCTATCACAAAGGGCAGGGCGGGGCGCCTGACGAGTTGCTGCTTACCGATCGGGTGCTTCAGCTGGATACACTGGCGTGGCTGATTACCGTCGGATTGGTGCTGCGCGGAGTTTAGTCGCCGTGCGCGCTCTCGGCGGCTCCCCGGTTCGCGTACATCCGCTTGTAGTACTCCACGTACTCACCGGTCCGTGCCTTGCGGACCCAATCCAGGTGGTCGCGGTACCACAACGCCGTTTGGGTTAGCCCGCGGTCAAATTCCACGACGGGCGACCACGCCAGCTCACTCATGGCGCGCGAGCTGTCCATGGCATAACGGCGGTCGTGCCCGGGCCGATCCTCCACAAAGTGGATCAGGCGTTCGGGCTTATCGAGAGCTCCGAGCAGCGCCCGGACGATGCTCAGGTTGGTTGCCTCGTGATTGCCGCCGAGGTTGTAGCTGCGGCCCGGCGTGCCGCGCCGCAGAGCCGCGTCAATGCCACGTGCGTGATCTTCAACGTGAATCCAGTCGCGAATGTTCAGGCCATCGCCGTACACCGGCAGGCTCCGATCTTCCAGCGCGTTGCAGGCCATGAGTGGGATGAGCTTCTCAGGAAACTGGTACGGCCCATAGTTGTTGGAGCAGCGGGTGACGATTGCGGGAAACTGCCAGGTGCTGTGATAGGCCATGGCCAAAAGGTCCGCGGCCGCCTTGCTCGCTGCGTACGGGCTGTTCGGCGCTAGCGGGGTCGCTTCGGTAAATGGCGGATCATCCGGCCGCAGGCTGCCATAGACCTCGTCCGTCGATACCTGAATGAAGCGCTCCACGCTTGCGGCCCGGCTTTCGCGCAGCATCACCTCGGTGCCCAGAACGTTTGTACGCAGGAACCGCGCCGGATCCTCGATGCTGCGATCTACATGCGACTCGGCCGCGAAATGCACAACGGCCTCAACCGGGCCGTGCGCAAGTTGGCGCATCGCGTCAAATGCGGAGCGGACATCCTCCTCAACGCAGACATCGCCGCACACCAACTGGTAACGTCCGCTGGCTGCCCAGGGCTCAACATTATCCGGGTTTGCCGCATACGTCAGTTTGTCAAGGTTAACCACATGCAGATCCTGCCGCCGCGCAAGCGCCATGCGAATGTAAGCGCTGCCGACAAAGCCGGCGCCACCCGTTACCAGTATCCGTTTTGGATCAAGGTTGCTCACGATGGTGCATTCCTACTCCGGTCCGGCCGTCATTTCGTCTCCGCTACCGACGGGAATCGATCCCTTGGGAGGTCGGCCAGAGAAGGCAGGGCAGCATCCTTGGCCGATAGAATCGGATCTGCCCCCAGCCGCCAGGCAATGGAGATCGTGGGGTCGTTCCAGCACACGCCGCATTCGTCGCCGGGCGTGTAAAGGTTGTCGCACTTGTAGAGAAACTCCACATGGTCTGTGAGCGCCAGATAACCGTGCAGAAACCCTCGCGGCACATAGATCTGCCGAAAGTTCTCGGCAGAGAGTTCAACCGCAACCCAGCGGCCGAAGCACGGCGAGTCGCGCCGGACGTCCACGACGACATCCTGCACGGCGCCGGCCACCACCCGGCAGAGTTTCGCCTGCGCGTGTAGAATCTGAAGATGCATGCCTCGCAACACGCCCTTCCGAGACCGTGAGTGACAATCCTGCACGAATGGCCGCGTTATGCCGGCATCCGCGTAACGCGGCTGGCGCCAGCTCTCCAGGAAGAAACCGCGCTCGTCGTAGTAAACGTCGGGCTCGATGATCAGCACGCCCGGCAGGTCGGTGGCGGTCACATTCAAGGCGTGGCCGCCTCATCCACCACACGGCGTAACTGGTTGCCATAATCCGAGTTTCGCCACTCGCTGGCCTTCGATCGAAGCCGATCGAGGCCGATCCATCCCATCTTGTAGGCAATCTCCTCCAGGCATGCCACTGCCATGCCCTGGCGATGCTGCACGGCGCGGATAAAGTTAGCCGCTTCCAGCAGCGATTCGTGCGTGCCGGTGTCCAGCCAGGCGATGCCGCGGCCCAGTTTTTCGGCTCGCAGCGCTCCGCGCTCCAGGTAGGTGCGGTTCACGTCGGAGATTTCCAGCTCGCCGCGCTGGGAAGGCCGAATTGCTGCTGCGATGTCCGGCGCCATACGATCATAAAAGTAGAGGCCCACCACGGCCCAGCTTGATTTTGGCGACTGCGGCTTCTCCTCGATGGAGACCGGCGCGCCGGATGGTGAGAGCTCCAGCACTCCGTATCGCTGCGGATCTGTAACCTGATAACCGAATACGGTGGCGCCGTCGCTCTGATCGGCCGCCGCGCGCAGCGCCGGGGTGAGTCCGTGGCCGTAAAACAGGTTGTCGCCCAGGATGAGGCAGCAGCCTTCGCCGTCAAGCCAATCCCGTGCGATCAGGAGCGCCTGGGCGATGCCTTCCGGTCGCGGCTGTTCCGCGTACGTCAGCTCCATTCCCCATGCGGAGCCGTCGCCCAGAAGCTGCTCAAACAGCGGCAGGTCGTGCGGTGTGGATATCAACATCACCTCACGGATGCCGGCCAGCATCAGGGTTGACAGCGGATAGTAGACCATCGGCTTGTCGTAAACCGGAAGCAGCTGTTTGGATATCACTGCCGTTGCGGGGTGCAGGCGTGTGCCGCTTCCGCCGGCCAGCAGTATGCCTTTCATGATGTTGCCCATGTGCTTTCCGCCACACCAACCGGTGAGCGTCGAGCCACACATCGACTTTCGGCGTGTGACGCGGCGCCGGCACCCCGGATGCAAGTGGATACGTACGCTGGCGGGTAAAACGACGTCATCTGCCTGGAACCGGTATACTTTGTATCGATTGAAACCTGTTGGTTATGCCGGTCGTCTCTGCAACCGGAAGGGCGGCCGACAGCCGCGTGTGACGCAGAATACCGTGTTTGGGATACCCGAAGAAGCTGGTCCTTCCTGCCGACCAGATCCCTGGCTGCATGTTTCCCTTGTGGAGAGGAGATGCCATGAAGATAATCGCCACTCTCGGGATGCTGTTACTTTCCGCCGCTGCGCTGACGCCGGCCTCTGCGCAGCAGCCGGAACTGAAGACCTTTATCTCCGGCGCGGCCGCGCCGACTACCATGCAGTTGAAGGATCTCGATGCCACATGGAGCGTGGTCACGATTCCGTCACAGGCCGGCGCCGGCGACTTCATGTCGATGATTATGAGTATGTACTCTGGTGCCGGCGTCGGAGGCGCCAACCCGAACACCTACTATACCAAGGGCGACACGGTTAAAGTGGGCGGTGACCCGTACCTTATCGCCTGGCACGCCCATCTGCCTGCCATCGATCTCGCCAAATTGCAGCAGTTCAACCCCCTCAAGCCGCAGTTCAATCCGCCGCTTACGGGAGACACCACCATCTACCTCTCGCTGATCAATCTGCATACTGCGGGAGCCCTCGCCGACGTTCACGCGTTCGACCTGCAGCGCGAAGTGCAGGCCAGCGAGCCCGTCAAGCCGCCGCCCGATCCGGATGCCGATCTTTCGAACATCAAACAGCTGGATCAGGGGCTGCTCTTGTATGCAGAGGATTACGACGACCGCCTGCCTCCCATGACGTCCGCTCTGGCGGTTCAGCACCGGATCATGCCTTACATAAAGAATGCCGCCGTATTTACACAGCCGTCCAGCGGCATGCCGTACCTGGCAAACGCCGCGATCTCTGAGAAGAAGGTAAAAACGGTTGCGTCACCAGCCACAACGATAACCTTTTACGCGCCGCGGGCAAACCAGGCGGGGCTGCGCGCCGTTGCCTATCTGGATGGCCACGCGGCATTTGCTACCGCGACGGAATGGGCTGCGATCAGGAAGAGAGCCCATTTAAGGTAGCTGCGCGCTTGCGCACCTGTAACTCAGAATCGGTGCGCTGCTGCGATCGCTGGCGGTCATTGAGACCCGGGCGGGCTCCCGGGTGACTGCTCCTACCGGCGGTCAATTGGCCGCCGGTACCTCGGTTCCACATTGCCGCGCGGTTAAGGCGTGGCGCGCGCTTTTCGCGTGCGTTCAAGAAGCTCAATGACCACGCCGAGCCGCTCGCGTCCGTCAAAGTACGCATACTGCCCGTCGCCCATGTCGCCACGCTGCACCATGGGCACGCCCTGAGCTTTCAGGCTGTCGGCGCTCTTCTGCATGTCTTCGGTCCAAAACGCGATATGGTGCACCGATTCGCCCTGTTGGTCCAATCCCTCCTGCCAGGTGCTCGAGCCGCCCATCGGTTCGATGAGTTCCAGTTGTACGGGTCCAACGGAGAAGAGGGCCAGCTTGCACTGTGCGTTTGAGGGAACGCCCCGATATGTCATCGCCACCTCATCGCCGGGCTGAGTGACGATCACTTTGGCCGGCTCTTGCCCAAGGAGAGTGGCAAACCGATGCCTGGCCTCTTCGATGTCGCGAACGAGAATCGCTACCTGCGCCAGATTGGTGTTGTCCAAAGCTCGCTCCTGATCGCTACCTGCGCTTCAATAACCGCGAGTTCAATTTACCCGGTACGTGCAGAACTCCCCGCCGCCGCTCACCCCACCGGGCAGCATTCCGAGTTGATGGCCATCCGGCGACCAACAGAGGCCCGTCAGTGCCGGGCACCACTCGCAAGTCCAGGCGCCTGTCGTCGCCACGAACTCCCGCTGCTGTCCGGATTGAACCAGTGCCAGGTAGCAGCGCGAGATCAGGCGGAATCTGGAGGCATGCGCCGTCAACCGGCTATCCGGGCGCCTTGCGATCTGAGCATGAACCTGGCTTGCAAGGCCTGTATCCCAGCGTGTGACGACGTATGCCAAACGCTGCCCGTCCGGGGAGATGCGTGCCTGGTCAGCACTGGTAGACCAGGCGGTTTGGAGCGTGCGGACCAGCAGCGGCCGACCACCTCGATTGAGCGGCCAGTCGATGATGCGGATGACTGTGCGATCCGGTGTACACATCACGGTGCGAAGGCGCCCGCCGGGCAGCGCCACTGCGTCCGTGAATGTGCCATGAACAAGATTGCGGTCCGGCGACATTGAGATCCGGCGTACCGGCCGCTGCTGCTTTGGTCGCCAGACCGAGGCAGACCAGTCGCCTGCTTGAGTTATGTCGAGCGTGGCGAGTTCTGTGTTGCTCAACCAGGCTCCCGCTGCAGAGAGTGCGGTGTCGAACCGCGAGACGAGATTGCCATCCATGTCGGTAATGAACGTCGGGCCGACGTCGCTGCCAAACGCCAGCAGCAATCCAGACGGCGAAACTGCGGCCCACCGGGCGCCCAAATGTAAATCCCGCCGCAGATTGGCAAACAGCGATCCCGCGACCTGCGGCCTGGAGCTTGCAGGCGTATCCCACTGGGCCTCGCCCCACACCTCGTTGACACCCGACGGGGCGACTGCGAAACCGCCGAATGTATTGTCGAAGCAGAGGATGCCCCGCCCTGCGACCCAGTCGGCTGAGATCGTATCCTGCACCCTCCAGACATGCTCCGGCAACGGAGCCCCTTTCGGTGTGCATCTCAGGGAAACTGCCAAAGGCAGGCCCGCAGCCAGCAGCCACGTCCGCGCCACCACTACACCGCCCCAAATGCGGCGTGACCGCCGCGTTGGACAGCGGCCGATGCGGCAAAATCGGCACGGATATTCGCAAGGGATATTGTGGCCAGGCAGACGCGCCCGGCGCCGGCAACATTCTCTACAAGGAAGAAGGCCGGCGTGCCGCGGATGGCGAGTGCATCGCCGCAGGCGAGGTCCTGCCGGACGGCGCGCGTGCCAGGCAGAATGTGAGGCAAAGGCGCAGGATGCCGAGATGGCCCGACATCGATTACGGGCCGGACGGCGTGCCGCCCGCATAGCACATTTCGCCCGGCTGCTGTGCGAGGCAGGCCCCTTCCCCGGATGTGCAGGAGCCGCCGCTAACGCAATCACCGCTGAAAAGCGGATCAACGGCGCAGCACCAGCCGGACGATCTACAATTCACTTCTGTCGTACCACATCATGGCCACTGCCGCCATGAACTCCCAAAGCTGGATCTGCAGCATGTTGAGGCCGCGTCAGGCGCCGCTGCTGCTCTTTCCAACCTCCTCGAACGCTGTGAGGGCGTCATCCAGATCCTTGCGCGAGTGCATGGCGCTCGGCATGGTGCGGAGCCGCGCTTTGCCAAGGGCAACCGTGGGGAACACGATGGCAAGCGCCATCACCCCGCGGTCGAGCAGGTCACGCTGCATCTGCTGCGCGGCAGCCTCATCGCCGATCATGACAGGCGTGATGGGCGTCTGCGAAATCCCTGTGTCGAA of Armatimonadota bacterium contains these proteins:
- the rfbC gene encoding dTDP-4-dehydrorhamnose 3,5-epimerase, which gives rise to MNVTATDLPGVLIIEPDVYYDERGFFLESWRQPRYADAGITRPFVQDCHSRSRKGVLRGMHLQILHAQAKLCRVVAGAVQDVVVDVRRDSPCFGRWVAVELSAENFRQIYVPRGFLHGYLALTDHVEFLYKCDNLYTPGDECGVCWNDPTISIAWRLGADPILSAKDAALPSLADLPRDRFPSVAETK
- a CDS encoding VOC family protein is translated as MDNTNLAQVAILVRDIEEARHRFATLLGQEPAKVIVTQPGDEVAMTYRGVPSNAQCKLALFSVGPVQLELIEPMGGSSTWQEGLDQQGESVHHIAFWTEDMQKSADSLKAQGVPMVQRGDMGDGQYAYFDGRERLGVVIELLERTRKARATP
- the rfbB gene encoding dTDP-glucose 4,6-dehydratase, which gives rise to MSNLDPKRILVTGGAGFVGSAYIRMALARRQDLHVVNLDKLTYAANPDNVEPWAASGRYQLVCGDVCVEEDVRSAFDAMRQLAHGPVEAVVHFAAESHVDRSIEDPARFLRTNVLGTEVMLRESRAASVERFIQVSTDEVYGSLRPDDPPFTEATPLAPNSPYAASKAAADLLAMAYHSTWQFPAIVTRCSNNYGPYQFPEKLIPLMACNALEDRSLPVYGDGLNIRDWIHVEDHARGIDAALRRGTPGRSYNLGGNHEATNLSIVRALLGALDKPERLIHFVEDRPGHDRRYAMDSSRAMSELAWSPVVEFDRGLTQTALWYRDHLDWVRKARTGEYVEYYKRMYANRGAAESAHGD
- the rfbA gene encoding glucose-1-phosphate thymidylyltransferase RfbA, with the protein product MKGILLAGGSGTRLHPATAVISKQLLPVYDKPMVYYPLSTLMLAGIREVMLISTPHDLPLFEQLLGDGSAWGMELTYAEQPRPEGIAQALLIARDWLDGEGCCLILGDNLFYGHGLTPALRAAADQSDGATVFGYQVTDPQRYGVLELSPSGAPVSIEEKPQSPKSSWAVVGLYFYDRMAPDIAAAIRPSQRGELEISDVNRTYLERGALRAEKLGRGIAWLDTGTHESLLEAANFIRAVQHRQGMAVACLEEIAYKMGWIGLDRLRSKASEWRNSDYGNQLRRVVDEAATP
- a CDS encoding PD40 domain-containing protein produces the protein MPEHVWRVQDTISADWVAGRGILCFDNTFGGFAVAPSGVNEVWGEAQWDTPASSRPQVAGSLFANLRRDLHLGARWAAVSPSGLLLAFGSDVGPTFITDMDGNLVSRFDTALSAAGAWLSNTELATLDITQAGDWSASVWRPKQQRPVRRISMSPDRNLVHGTFTDAVALPGGRLRTVMCTPDRTVIRIIDWPLNRGGRPLLVRTLQTAWSTSADQARISPDGQRLAYVVTRWDTGLASQVHAQIARRPDSRLTAHASRFRLISRCYLALVQSGQQREFVATTGAWTCEWCPALTGLCWSPDGHQLGMLPGGVSGGGEFCTYRVN
- a CDS encoding decaprenyl-phosphate phosphoribosyltransferase gives rise to the protein MTTKSQHASHTAAALLEAVRPRQFTKNLFVFAAPLFAGQFLHPTPMFRGLEAFVVFCCTAGATYLLNDILDREADGQHPRKRDRPIASGRLSVVTAASAGGILLLAGLGLAAVVSLQLLMVTAAYAVLQSLYCIWMKHVPVLDVFLLATGFVLRAVAGGAAAALPISPWLLLCTFVLALFLGFGKRRQELVSLGDDAASHRRNLDEYSLPFLDHAITMTSTLSVIAYAVYSIESATAQRHPGLWISTLLVLFGVCRYLWLVYHKGQGGAPDELLLTDRVLQLDTLAWLITVGLVLRGV